The proteins below come from a single Azospirillum thiophilum genomic window:
- a CDS encoding 5-(carboxyamino)imidazole ribonucleotide synthase, giving the protein MTGTATGTPAVPTLPRLAPGSTIGMLGAGQLGRMTALAAARLGYRTHVYAPDAAGSPAAQVCAATTVAGWDDLDALERFARSVDAVTLEWENVPVATVEHLRRFTTVNPGPDILSVAQDRIAEKSFVNRLGIATAPWRAADSADDVARAVTEIGPRCVLKSTRLGYDGKGQARLDAGRDGGAAAAAAAAAWAAIGGGKPGVAGIVEGFVTFACEVSVIVARGADGQTVAYPAVENRHKDGILDVTIAPAGVSAETAAEADRIARTIAEALDLVGVLAVEMFVTAGGAVLVNEMAPRPHNSGHWTMDACASCQFEQLVRAVCGLPLGSVERVADAEMTNLIGDDVLRWPELLAEPGARLHLYGKAEARPGRKMGHVNRLFPRR; this is encoded by the coding sequence ATGACCGGCACCGCAACCGGCACTCCGGCCGTCCCCACCCTGCCCCGCCTCGCCCCCGGCTCGACCATCGGCATGCTGGGGGCCGGACAGCTCGGCCGCATGACGGCGCTGGCCGCCGCCCGGCTGGGATACCGGACGCATGTCTACGCCCCCGACGCGGCCGGCAGCCCGGCGGCCCAGGTCTGCGCCGCCACGACCGTCGCCGGCTGGGACGATCTCGACGCGCTGGAGCGCTTCGCCCGCTCGGTCGACGCGGTGACGCTGGAGTGGGAGAATGTGCCGGTCGCGACGGTCGAGCATCTGCGCCGCTTCACCACCGTCAATCCCGGCCCGGACATCCTGTCGGTCGCCCAGGACCGCATCGCCGAGAAGAGCTTCGTCAACCGGCTCGGCATCGCCACCGCGCCGTGGCGGGCGGCGGACAGCGCCGACGACGTCGCCCGCGCGGTGACGGAGATCGGGCCGCGCTGCGTCCTGAAATCGACCCGGCTCGGCTATGACGGCAAGGGGCAGGCGCGGCTCGACGCCGGCAGGGACGGCGGCGCCGCGGCAGCGGCGGCGGCGGCGGCCTGGGCGGCCATCGGCGGCGGCAAGCCCGGCGTGGCCGGCATCGTCGAGGGCTTCGTCACCTTCGCCTGCGAGGTGTCGGTGATCGTCGCCCGCGGCGCCGACGGCCAGACCGTCGCCTATCCGGCGGTGGAGAACCGCCACAAGGACGGCATCCTCGACGTCACCATCGCCCCGGCCGGGGTGTCGGCGGAAACCGCGGCGGAGGCCGACCGCATCGCCCGGACCATCGCCGAGGCGCTCGACCTGGTCGGCGTGCTGGCGGTGGAGATGTTCGTCACCGCCGGGGGTGCCGTGCTGGTCAACGAAATGGCGCCGCGCCCGCACAATTCCGGCCATTGGACCATGGATGCCTGCGCCTCCTGCCAGTTCGAGCAGCTGGTGCGCGCGGTGTGCGGCCTGCCGCTCGGCTCGGTCGAGCGGGTGGCCGATGCCGAGATGACCAACCTGATCGGCGACGACGTGCTGCGCTGGCCCGAACTGCTGGCCGAACCCGGCGCCCGGCTGCATCTGTACGGCAAGGCGGAGGCGCGGCCCGGCCGCAAGATGGGCCACGTCAACCGGCTGTTCCCCCGCCGGTAA
- the purE gene encoding 5-(carboxyamino)imidazole ribonucleotide mutase: MGSQSDWTTMKHAADTLTALGIAHEVRIVSAHRTPHRLVEYATTARARGLKVVIAGAGGAAHLPGMAASMTPLPVFGVPVESHALKGMDSLLSIVQMPGGVPVGTLAIGKAGAINAALLAGSVIALMDPAVADALDGWRARQTAAVAEAPVDDPT; encoded by the coding sequence ATGGGCAGCCAGTCCGACTGGACGACCATGAAGCATGCCGCCGATACCCTGACCGCGCTCGGCATCGCCCACGAGGTCCGCATCGTCTCCGCCCACCGCACGCCGCACCGGCTGGTCGAGTATGCGACCACCGCAAGGGCGCGCGGGCTGAAGGTGGTGATCGCCGGGGCCGGCGGCGCCGCCCACCTGCCCGGCATGGCGGCGTCGATGACCCCGCTGCCGGTGTTCGGCGTACCGGTCGAAAGCCATGCGCTGAAGGGCATGGACAGCCTGCTGTCGATCGTGCAGATGCCGGGCGGCGTCCCGGTCGGCACGCTGGCCATCGGCAAGGCCGGCGCCATCAACGCCGCGCTGCTCGCCGGCTCGGTCATCGCGCTGATGGACCCGGCGGTGGCCGACGCGCTGGACGGCTGGCGCGCGCGCCAGACCGCCGCCGTGGCCGAGGCGCCCGTCGACGATCCGACCTGA
- a CDS encoding group III truncated hemoglobin: MTESVPTEEQRGEHRDIRTAMAEERMAGVGIDEASIETLVRTFYGKIMKDEVLGPIFGRAITDWEPHLRKMMDFWSSIALLTRRYDGRPMPVHISLGLEPQHFERWLGLFRETAHELFPADGAAFLIGKAENIARSFQMGIQFFTVPKKG; the protein is encoded by the coding sequence ATGACCGAGAGCGTCCCCACCGAAGAGCAGCGCGGCGAGCACCGCGACATCCGCACCGCCATGGCGGAGGAGCGGATGGCCGGCGTCGGCATCGACGAGGCGTCGATCGAGACGCTGGTCCGGACCTTCTACGGCAAGATCATGAAGGACGAGGTGCTGGGGCCGATCTTCGGCCGCGCCATCACAGATTGGGAGCCGCATCTGCGCAAGATGATGGATTTCTGGTCGTCCATCGCCCTGCTGACCCGGCGTTACGACGGCCGGCCCATGCCGGTCCACATCTCGCTCGGGCTGGAGCCGCAGCATTTCGAGCGCTGGCTCGGCCTGTTCCGCGAGACTGCCCATGAGCTGTTCCCGGCCGACGGCGCCGCCTTCCTGATCGGCAAGGCGGAGAACATCGCCCGCAGCTTCCAGATGGGCATCCAGTTCTTCACCGTGCCCAAGAAGGGGTGA
- a CDS encoding YdcH family protein, which translates to MNEQEILKEKLASLRSEHRDLDDVIARLAERAPYDQLQMQRLKKRKLMLKDQIMVLESRLLPNIIA; encoded by the coding sequence ATGAACGAGCAAGAGATTTTGAAGGAAAAGCTGGCGAGCTTGCGCAGCGAGCACCGCGACCTGGACGACGTCATCGCCCGGCTGGCCGAGCGTGCGCCCTACGACCAGCTGCAGATGCAGCGGTTGAAGAAGCGCAAGCTGATGCTGAAGGACCAGATCATGGTCCTGGAAAGCCGGCTGCTGCCGAACATCATCGCGTAA
- a CDS encoding ATP-dependent 6-phosphofructokinase: MTAPTKAGKRIGILTSGGDCAGLNAVIRAVVHRATGYGWQVLGIKEGTQGLLQRPVQYQTLDLGSVDGHMMRQGGTILGTTNRGDPFAYPMPDGTVKDRSDEIIGGYRELGLDALIGIGGDGSFAILHKLAQKGGFPMVGVPKTIDNDLGKTEVSVGYDTAVAVAVEALDRLQPTAASHHRVMVLEVMGRDAGHIALAAGIAGGADVILIPEIPYSIESVAAKIQDVRNTGRNFALVVVSEAVKTLEGTGVKKVLQGGEKRYGGIGDYIGEKIADATGAETRVTVLGHVQRGSMPSPRDRLIASAFGVHAVDLIADGKYDRMVAWSNRGVIDVPITEAIEHYSCVELDGALVKTARGLNISFGD; this comes from the coding sequence ATGACTGCCCCAACGAAAGCCGGAAAGCGCATCGGCATCCTGACCAGCGGCGGCGATTGCGCCGGATTGAACGCGGTCATCCGCGCGGTGGTCCACCGCGCCACCGGCTACGGCTGGCAGGTGCTGGGCATCAAGGAAGGCACCCAGGGCCTGCTCCAGCGGCCGGTGCAATACCAGACGCTCGATCTCGGCTCCGTCGACGGCCACATGATGCGCCAGGGCGGCACCATCCTCGGCACCACCAACCGCGGCGACCCCTTCGCCTATCCGATGCCGGACGGCACGGTGAAGGACCGGTCCGACGAGATCATCGGCGGCTACCGCGAGCTCGGGCTCGACGCGCTGATCGGCATCGGCGGCGACGGCAGCTTCGCCATCCTGCACAAGCTGGCGCAGAAGGGCGGCTTCCCGATGGTGGGGGTGCCCAAGACCATCGACAACGACCTGGGCAAGACCGAGGTGTCGGTCGGCTACGACACCGCCGTCGCCGTGGCGGTGGAAGCGCTCGACCGGCTCCAGCCCACCGCGGCCAGCCATCACCGGGTCATGGTGCTGGAGGTGATGGGCCGCGACGCCGGCCATATCGCGCTGGCGGCCGGCATCGCCGGCGGCGCCGACGTCATCCTGATCCCCGAGATCCCCTATTCGATCGAGAGCGTTGCCGCCAAGATCCAGGACGTGCGCAACACCGGCCGCAACTTCGCCCTGGTCGTCGTGTCGGAGGCGGTGAAGACGCTGGAGGGCACCGGGGTCAAGAAGGTGCTGCAGGGCGGCGAGAAGCGCTATGGCGGCATCGGCGACTATATCGGCGAGAAGATCGCCGACGCCACCGGGGCGGAGACCCGCGTCACCGTGCTCGGCCATGTCCAGCGCGGCAGCATGCCGAGCCCGCGCGACCGGCTGATCGCGTCAGCCTTCGGCGTCCATGCCGTCGACCTGATCGCGGACGGCAAGTATGACCGCATGGTCGCCTGGTCCAACCGCGGGGTCATCGACGTGCCGATCACCGAGGCGATCGAGCATTATTCCTGCGTCGAGCTGGACGGGGCGCTGGTCAAGACCGCCCGCGGCCTGAACATCAGCTTCGGCGACTGA
- a CDS encoding TIGR02444 family protein, translated as MGANPLWDFSLAVYGRPGVPAACLALQDRRGVDVNLLLFAAWAGLDCAVRLSGDALSSIDSAVSGWRDEVVLPLRALRRRAKVEDDAFYRRMKAAELEAERVQQDRLFAAAAAAIAGLAPRPGGGIALAVANMALVVPGGDPALEELAGQLAERPAGE; from the coding sequence GTGGGCGCCAACCCCCTCTGGGACTTCTCCCTGGCCGTCTACGGGCGGCCGGGGGTGCCCGCCGCCTGCCTGGCGCTCCAGGACCGGCGCGGGGTCGACGTGAACCTGCTGCTGTTCGCCGCCTGGGCCGGGCTGGACTGCGCCGTCCGCCTGTCGGGGGACGCGCTTTCCAGCATCGATTCGGCGGTTTCCGGCTGGCGCGACGAGGTGGTGCTGCCGCTGCGCGCCCTGCGCCGACGCGCCAAGGTCGAAGACGATGCGTTCTATCGTCGCATGAAGGCGGCCGAGCTGGAGGCCGAGCGCGTCCAGCAGGACCGGCTGTTCGCCGCCGCCGCCGCCGCCATCGCCGGTCTGGCGCCGCGGCCGGGCGGCGGTATCGCGCTCGCCGTCGCCAACATGGCGCTGGTGGTGCCGGGCGGCGACCCGGCGCTGGAGGAACTGGCCGGACAGCTGGCGGAAAGGCCGGCCGGGGAATGA
- a CDS encoding tetratricopeptide repeat protein has translation MVTLSQALMIALDHHQAGRVAEAEDIYRRILGADPEYADAMQLLGVLAAQTGRLEEAGRRLRLAVALRPDGVAGLSNLAGVAQSAGDAGPAARLYGRALRLMPELADAHAGRCAALRRLERNGEALAASGRALALAPDHAAALANRAAVLLSCGDPPMAERCARRALRLTGGAAHAQANTRATAHATLAAALAARRCWVAAEAAARDALAAGHDTGDAWEVLGAALAKLGRFAEALDAFAAAERLRPGPSLWAARGTALVAMARPAEAAEDFARALAERPQDAGLHWNLGFARLMAGDYAAGWPEFHWRRHDDRAEPPWRHFSRPTWRGEPLAGRTILLHAEQGLGDTLQFLRYVPLVAALGGRVVLEVQRPLLALAAGLAAGLEEVAQVIARGDPLPPFDLECPLMSLPRAFGTVLADVPATTPYLRPDPDRAERWRRRLGPGPAAGQELRVGLVWAGNPRFPGDDQRSPRLAGLRALLEVPGCRFYGLQMGEGRADLDGAALPASFTDLGPEIADFADTAAIMAGLDLVVSSCTGPAHLAGALGRPLWLALPFSPDWRWLTGRADSPWYPTARLFRQPAPGDWGAVAGRMAAELAEAARR, from the coding sequence ATGGTTACTTTATCCCAGGCCCTGATGATCGCCCTCGACCACCATCAGGCGGGGCGCGTGGCGGAGGCGGAGGACATCTATCGCCGCATCCTCGGCGCCGACCCGGAATATGCCGACGCGATGCAACTGCTGGGCGTCCTGGCGGCACAGACCGGGCGGCTGGAGGAGGCCGGGCGGCGGCTGCGTCTTGCGGTGGCATTGCGGCCCGATGGCGTCGCCGGCCTGTCGAACCTCGCCGGGGTGGCGCAGTCGGCGGGCGATGCCGGACCGGCCGCACGGCTCTATGGCCGGGCGCTGCGCCTGATGCCCGAACTGGCCGACGCCCATGCCGGGCGCTGCGCCGCCCTGCGCCGGCTGGAGAGGAACGGGGAGGCGCTTGCGGCATCCGGCCGGGCGCTGGCGCTGGCGCCGGACCATGCCGCCGCGCTGGCGAACCGGGCCGCCGTCCTGCTGTCCTGCGGCGACCCGCCCATGGCCGAGCGCTGCGCCCGCCGCGCCCTGCGGCTGACCGGCGGGGCGGCACATGCCCAGGCCAATACCCGCGCGACCGCCCATGCGACGCTGGCGGCGGCGCTCGCCGCCCGGCGCTGCTGGGTGGCGGCCGAGGCGGCGGCGCGCGACGCGCTCGCCGCAGGCCATGACACTGGCGACGCCTGGGAGGTGCTGGGGGCGGCGCTGGCCAAGCTCGGCCGCTTCGCCGAGGCGCTCGACGCCTTCGCCGCGGCGGAGCGGCTGCGCCCCGGTCCCTCGCTGTGGGCGGCGCGCGGCACCGCGCTGGTCGCCATGGCCCGGCCGGCCGAGGCGGCGGAGGATTTCGCCCGCGCCCTGGCCGAACGGCCGCAGGATGCCGGGCTGCACTGGAATCTCGGTTTCGCGAGGCTGATGGCCGGCGACTATGCCGCCGGCTGGCCGGAGTTCCACTGGCGCCGGCATGACGATCGCGCCGAGCCGCCCTGGCGCCACTTCTCCCGGCCGACCTGGCGCGGTGAGCCGCTGGCGGGCCGGACCATCCTGCTCCATGCCGAACAGGGGCTGGGCGACACGCTGCAATTCCTGCGCTACGTCCCGCTGGTGGCGGCGCTGGGCGGCCGGGTGGTGCTGGAGGTGCAACGCCCGCTGCTGGCGCTGGCGGCGGGGCTGGCGGCGGGGCTGGAGGAGGTGGCGCAGGTCATCGCCCGCGGCGACCCGCTGCCGCCCTTCGATCTGGAATGCCCGCTGATGAGCCTGCCGCGCGCCTTCGGCACGGTGCTGGCGGACGTCCCGGCCACGACCCCCTATCTGCGGCCCGACCCGGACCGGGCGGAGCGCTGGCGTCGCCGCCTCGGTCCGGGACCGGCGGCCGGGCAGGAGCTTCGCGTCGGTCTGGTCTGGGCCGGCAACCCGCGCTTTCCCGGCGACGACCAGCGCTCGCCGCGGCTGGCCGGCCTGCGCGCCCTGCTGGAGGTGCCCGGCTGCCGTTTCTACGGCTTGCAGATGGGGGAGGGGCGGGCCGACCTCGATGGGGCGGCGCTGCCCGCCAGCTTCACCGATCTCGGGCCGGAGATCGCCGACTTTGCCGACACCGCGGCGATCATGGCCGGTCTCGACCTCGTGGTGTCGTCCTGCACCGGTCCGGCGCATCTGGCGGGGGCGCTCGGCCGGCCGCTGTGGCTGGCGCTGCCCTTCTCGCCGGACTGGCGCTGGCTGACCGGCCGTGCCGACAGCCCCTGGTATCCGACCGCCCGCCTGTTCCGGCAGCCGGCGCCCGGCGACTGGGGAGCGGTCGCCGGGCGGATGGCCGCCGAACTGGCGGAGGCGGCTCGGCGCTGA
- a CDS encoding carbonic anhydrase, with the protein MPFSSKPTEPIRQLLAGIRAFRARYYDRRPENMRQLVTEGQHPEVLLIGCSDSRVDPALLTMAEPGELFVVRNVANLVPPYQPDGSYHGTSAAIEYAVKSLKVSEIIVLGHAQCGGIQGLIRLRTGQKAEDDFVSPWVSIAASALDPYVGPEGSEQEKFDAERLQHTPAIIERAAVRASVENLMTFPFVREGVEAGTLHIHGWWFDLENGEMWAIHPETRMFQPVE; encoded by the coding sequence ATGCCCTTCAGCAGCAAACCCACCGAACCCATCCGACAGCTCCTGGCCGGCATCCGGGCGTTCCGCGCCCGCTATTACGATCGCCGTCCCGAGAACATGCGACAACTGGTAACGGAGGGGCAGCATCCCGAGGTGCTGCTGATCGGTTGCTCCGACAGCCGCGTCGACCCCGCCCTGCTGACGATGGCCGAGCCCGGCGAACTGTTCGTCGTGCGCAACGTCGCCAACCTCGTCCCGCCCTACCAGCCCGACGGCAGCTATCACGGCACCTCGGCCGCCATCGAATATGCGGTGAAGTCGCTGAAGGTGTCGGAGATCATCGTGCTGGGCCATGCCCAGTGCGGCGGCATCCAGGGCCTGATCCGGCTGCGCACCGGACAGAAGGCCGAGGATGATTTCGTCTCCCCCTGGGTGTCGATCGCCGCCTCGGCCCTCGATCCCTATGTCGGGCCGGAAGGGTCGGAGCAGGAGAAGTTCGACGCCGAGCGGCTGCAGCACACCCCGGCGATCATCGAACGGGCCGCCGTCCGCGCCTCGGTCGAGAATCTGATGACCTTCCCCTTCGTGCGCGAGGGGGTCGAGGCCGGGACGCTGCACATCCATGGCTGGTGGTTCGACCTGGAGAACGGTGAGATGTGGGCGATCCATCCCGAAACCCGCATGTTCCAGCCCGTCGAATAA
- a CDS encoding UbiX family flavin prenyltransferase — MTDSNPSVPPRLVVGISGASGVVYGIRMLTVLRRIGVESHLVVSRSAEVTLAHETAMKVADLRALADVSYAAADIGAAISSGSFRTLGMVVAPCSVRTMSEIASGVTSTLLTRAADVALKERRRLVLMVRETPLHLGHLRTMTALAEMGAVIAPPVPAFYARPGSIDDLVDHSVGRVLDMFGLDAGNLRRWGEAREGGRGES; from the coding sequence ATGACCGACAGCAACCCATCCGTTCCGCCCCGGCTCGTCGTCGGCATAAGCGGCGCGTCGGGCGTGGTCTACGGCATCCGCATGCTGACGGTGCTGCGGCGGATCGGCGTCGAATCGCATCTGGTCGTCAGCCGCTCCGCCGAGGTGACGCTGGCGCACGAGACTGCCATGAAGGTGGCGGATCTCAGGGCGCTCGCCGACGTCAGCTATGCCGCCGCCGACATCGGCGCGGCGATCTCCAGCGGCAGTTTCCGCACGCTGGGCATGGTGGTCGCCCCCTGCTCGGTCCGCACGATGAGCGAGATCGCCAGCGGCGTCACCTCCACCCTCCTGACCCGCGCCGCCGACGTGGCACTGAAGGAACGCCGCCGGCTGGTGCTGATGGTGCGCGAAACGCCGCTGCATCTGGGCCACCTGCGCACGATGACGGCGCTGGCCGAGATGGGGGCGGTGATCGCGCCGCCGGTCCCCGCCTTCTACGCCCGGCCCGGGAGCATCGACGATCTGGTCGACCATTCGGTCGGCCGGGTGCTGGATATGTTCGGGCTGGATGCCGGCAATCTGCGCCGCTGGGGCGAAGCCCGGGAGGGTGGCCGGGGCGAAAGCTGA
- a CDS encoding DUF1013 domain-containing protein produces the protein MALPLMPKATAVWLVENTSLSFEQIAAFCGMHSLEVQAIADGEVAVGMVGLDPIANGQLTKQEIERCEKNQDLRLRLLVADLPQVASRSKGPRYTPITKRGDKPDAIAWLLKHHPELSDAQVCRLIGTTKPTIAAVRDRTHWNVANIKPRGPVMLGLCSQRELEEALALAIRRGGVPRPPEESEDRYGENQDDDRYSEQEDAH, from the coding sequence ATGGCACTGCCCTTGATGCCGAAAGCGACAGCCGTCTGGCTGGTCGAGAACACGTCCTTGTCCTTCGAGCAGATCGCCGCCTTCTGCGGCATGCATTCGCTGGAAGTCCAGGCCATCGCCGACGGCGAGGTCGCGGTCGGCATGGTGGGGCTGGACCCCATCGCCAACGGCCAGCTGACCAAGCAGGAAATCGAGCGCTGCGAGAAGAACCAGGATCTGCGCCTGAGGCTGCTGGTCGCCGACCTGCCGCAGGTGGCCTCCCGGTCCAAGGGTCCGCGCTACACCCCGATCACCAAGCGCGGCGACAAGCCCGACGCCATCGCCTGGCTGCTGAAGCACCATCCGGAGCTGTCGGACGCCCAGGTCTGCCGGCTGATCGGCACCACCAAGCCGACCATCGCCGCGGTGCGCGACCGCACCCACTGGAACGTCGCCAACATCAAGCCGCGCGGCCCGGTGATGCTCGGCCTCTGCTCGCAGCGCGAGCTGGAGGAGGCGCTGGCGCTCGCCATCCGCCGCGGCGGCGTGCCCCGTCCGCCGGAGGAATCCGAGGATCGCTACGGCGAGAACCAGGACGACGACCGCTATTCCGAACAGGAAGACGCGCACTGA
- a CDS encoding NAD(P)H-quinone oxidoreductase: MGLALPDSMRCVEITQPGGPEVLRPARRPAPVPGPGEILVEVAAAGVNRPDTLQRQGRYDPPPGASDLPGLELSGTVIAIGEGVEDWASGDRVCALVAGGGYADYCAVPAVQALPVPGPLSMVEAAAVPETFFTVWTNVFERGALKRGETLLIHGGSSGIGTTAIQLAKAFGATVFTTAGSDDKCRACEELGADRAINYRTEDFVTVIREATGGRGVDVVLDMVGGDYIARDVEIMAVDGRHVSIAFLQGSKVSLNMAPVMTKRLTLTGSTLRARPVAEKGRIAAALREHVWPLLESGAIKPQIHRVFPLEEAEDAHRLMESSTHIGKIVLAVGPEAG; encoded by the coding sequence ATGGGCCTCGCCTTGCCCGACAGCATGCGCTGCGTCGAGATCACCCAGCCGGGGGGGCCGGAGGTGCTGCGCCCTGCCCGCCGCCCCGCCCCGGTGCCGGGCCCCGGCGAGATCCTGGTGGAGGTGGCCGCCGCCGGCGTCAACCGTCCCGACACGCTGCAGCGCCAGGGCCGCTACGATCCGCCGCCGGGCGCCTCCGACCTGCCGGGACTGGAGCTGTCGGGCACCGTCATCGCCATCGGCGAGGGGGTGGAGGACTGGGCCAGCGGCGACCGGGTGTGCGCCCTGGTGGCCGGCGGCGGCTATGCCGACTATTGCGCGGTGCCGGCGGTGCAGGCCCTGCCGGTGCCCGGCCCGCTGTCGATGGTCGAGGCCGCCGCGGTGCCGGAGACCTTCTTCACCGTCTGGACCAACGTGTTCGAGCGCGGCGCCCTGAAGCGCGGCGAGACGCTGCTGATCCATGGCGGGTCGAGCGGCATCGGCACCACGGCGATCCAGCTGGCCAAGGCGTTCGGCGCCACGGTGTTCACCACGGCGGGCAGCGACGACAAGTGCCGTGCCTGCGAGGAGTTGGGCGCCGACCGCGCCATCAACTACCGGACCGAGGATTTCGTCACCGTGATCCGCGAGGCGACCGGCGGGCGCGGCGTCGACGTGGTGCTGGACATGGTCGGCGGCGACTACATCGCCCGCGACGTCGAGATCATGGCGGTCGACGGGCGCCATGTATCCATCGCCTTCCTCCAGGGGTCGAAGGTGTCGCTGAACATGGCGCCGGTGATGACCAAGCGGCTGACGCTGACCGGATCGACCCTGCGCGCCCGCCCGGTGGCGGAGAAGGGCCGCATCGCCGCCGCGCTGCGCGAGCATGTCTGGCCGCTGCTGGAGTCCGGGGCGATCAAGCCGCAGATCCACCGCGTCTTCCCGCTGGAGGAGGCGGAAGACGCCCATCGCTTGATGGAAAGCAGCACCCACATCGGCAAGATCGTGCTGGCCGTCGGGCCGGAGGCCGGTTGA
- a CDS encoding DUF1192 family protein, translating to MSIDDRFEDSEPRKAKPAPKDLTVLGVAELEAYIATLEAEIGRARAAIAAKQAQKSAAEAFFKKG from the coding sequence ATGAGCATCGACGACCGTTTCGAGGATAGCGAGCCGCGCAAGGCCAAGCCGGCGCCCAAGGACCTGACCGTGCTGGGCGTGGCCGAGCTCGAGGCCTACATCGCCACGCTGGAGGCGGAGATCGGACGCGCCCGCGCCGCGATCGCCGCCAAGCAGGCGCAGAAGTCGGCGGCCGAGGCGTTTTTCAAGAAGGGCTGA
- a CDS encoding DUF2189 domain-containing protein, producing MHKPQAPTPGWLPPIQAVGTERPWVWLAAAWQDMMAAPAISFAYGALAVISSVVLVVGLAMLDMEYLLLPLGAGFMLLGPLFAVGLYETSRLLELGEQPTFGKVAAAYRRNGVQIAGIGLVLMLAMLAWIRVAFLLFALFFSGEPPALDQLVDRIFFSAETIPFLLTGTVFGGIIASAVFSIAVVSVPMLLDRDTDVFTAMATSIAVVRRNIRPMIGWGFLIALFMSAGMVTAFLGLALALPVIGHASWHCYRDLVGRGR from the coding sequence GTGCACAAGCCTCAAGCGCCGACCCCCGGCTGGCTGCCGCCGATCCAAGCGGTCGGCACGGAACGCCCCTGGGTCTGGCTCGCGGCGGCCTGGCAGGACATGATGGCGGCACCGGCGATCAGCTTCGCCTATGGCGCGCTGGCGGTGATCTCCAGCGTCGTCCTGGTCGTCGGGCTGGCGATGCTGGACATGGAGTATCTGCTGCTGCCGCTGGGGGCGGGCTTCATGCTGCTCGGCCCGCTGTTCGCCGTCGGCCTCTACGAGACCAGCCGGCTGCTGGAGCTGGGCGAGCAGCCGACCTTCGGCAAGGTCGCGGCCGCCTATCGCCGCAACGGGGTGCAGATCGCCGGGATCGGGCTGGTGCTGATGCTGGCGATGCTGGCCTGGATCCGCGTCGCCTTCCTGCTCTTCGCCCTGTTCTTCTCGGGCGAGCCGCCGGCGCTCGACCAGCTGGTCGACCGCATCTTCTTCTCGGCGGAGACCATCCCCTTCCTGCTGACCGGGACGGTGTTCGGCGGGATCATCGCCTCGGCCGTCTTCTCGATCGCCGTGGTGTCGGTGCCGATGCTGCTCGACCGCGATACCGACGTCTTCACCGCGATGGCGACCAGCATCGCCGTGGTGCGCCGGAACATCCGGCCGATGATCGGCTGGGGCTTCCTGATCGCCCTGTTCATGAGCGCCGGCATGGTGACCGCCTTCCTCGGGCTGGCGCTGGCCCTGCCGGTGATCGGGCATGCCTCCTGGCACTGCTACCGCGACCTCGTCGGCCGGGGACGCTGA
- a CDS encoding DUF4169 family protein: MGDVVNLNRFRKTRDKAERSKEAEANRARFGRTKAEKERDRLDSQRRTQTLDGHRLDDET; the protein is encoded by the coding sequence ATGGGCGACGTGGTCAACCTCAATCGTTTCCGCAAGACCCGCGACAAGGCCGAGCGCAGCAAGGAAGCCGAGGCGAATCGGGCCCGATTCGGCCGCACCAAGGCCGAGAAGGAGCGCGACCGGCTGGACTCCCAGCGCCGCACTCAGACTTTGGACGGGCATAGGCTCGACGATGAGACCTAG